A window of Longimicrobium sp. contains these coding sequences:
- a CDS encoding TauD/TfdA family dioxygenase has translation MSTGFSKLKSGRQRVAVDLADLELVSKEPMIEGRAMPLIVQPLVRDIELADWVADHRDEVDALFAKHGAILFRGFSVPSTASFERVAQAVVPELFGDYGDLPPEATGTKVYHSTPYPADKAILFHNESSHLPKFPARQFFHCVIPSEEGGETPIADCRHIYNVLPREIVEPMEEKGLMYVRNFTDGLDVSWREFFRTDSREDVEKYCRLTETDFQWTENGLRTSQVRPAVITYPATGEKVFFNQIQLHHVSRLDPEVREALSSLFSPDDMPRNVYYGDGTPIPDEVVDEITDTYWRESVAYTWQAGDILMVDNLIVAHARNPFKGKRKIVVAMGDMRTMADL, from the coding sequence ATGAGCACCGGATTCTCCAAGCTGAAGAGCGGCCGCCAGCGCGTTGCGGTGGACCTGGCCGACCTCGAGCTGGTGTCGAAGGAGCCGATGATCGAGGGGCGCGCGATGCCGCTGATCGTGCAGCCGCTGGTGCGCGACATCGAGCTGGCCGACTGGGTGGCCGACCACCGCGACGAGGTGGACGCGCTGTTCGCGAAGCACGGCGCCATCCTCTTCCGCGGCTTCAGCGTGCCCTCCACCGCGTCGTTCGAGCGCGTGGCGCAGGCGGTGGTCCCCGAGCTGTTCGGCGACTACGGCGACCTGCCGCCCGAGGCCACCGGCACCAAGGTCTACCACTCCACGCCCTATCCGGCCGACAAGGCGATCCTCTTCCACAACGAGAGCTCGCACCTGCCCAAGTTCCCGGCCCGGCAGTTCTTCCACTGCGTGATCCCCTCGGAGGAGGGCGGCGAGACGCCGATCGCCGACTGCCGGCACATCTACAACGTGCTGCCGCGCGAGATCGTGGAGCCGATGGAGGAGAAGGGGCTGATGTACGTGCGCAACTTCACCGACGGCCTCGACGTGAGCTGGCGGGAGTTCTTCCGCACCGACAGCCGCGAGGATGTGGAGAAGTACTGCCGGCTGACCGAGACCGACTTCCAGTGGACCGAGAACGGGCTGCGCACCTCGCAGGTGCGGCCGGCGGTGATCACCTATCCCGCCACCGGCGAGAAGGTGTTCTTCAACCAGATCCAGCTGCACCACGTGTCGCGCCTGGACCCCGAGGTGCGCGAGGCGCTGTCGTCGCTGTTCAGCCCCGACGACATGCCGCGCAACGTCTACTACGGCGACGGCACGCCCATCCCCGACGAGGTGGTCGACGAGATCACCGACACCTACTGGCGCGAGTCGGTGGCGTACACGTGGCAGGCGGGCGACATCCTGATGGTCGACAACCTGATCGTGGCCCACGCGCGCAACCCCTTCAAGGGGAAGCGCAAGATCGTGGTGGCGATGGGTGACATGCGCACCATGGCGGACCTGTGA